The following proteins come from a genomic window of Microbacterium sulfonylureivorans:
- a CDS encoding ABC transporter substrate-binding protein, with product MNTIRTATTLTTFGLVAAMMAGCASAAGSSPAAEEVTELRLGYFANVTHAPALVGLEEGLFEDALGDIDVTTSVFNAGPAAIEALTAGAIDATYIGPNPSINTFIQSGGASARIVAGAATGGAALVVRPGIDSPDDLAGTTLASPQLGNTQDVALRVYLADQGYETDTSGGGDVSVTPTENAQTLTLFQQGAVDGAWLPEPWVSRLVIDEGAEVLVDEANLWPDGEFPTTVLLVRAEFLEEHPDVVEQLLEGHAAAVQWIEDNPTEAPGVINAAIEAETGKPLSDAVIERALQHVTFSVDPHADTFETLVADGLDAGTQKEGSIDGLFDLRLLNGLLEASGAQPVSAAGLGEDSP from the coding sequence GTGAACACCATCCGCACCGCGACAACGCTCACCACATTTGGGCTTGTGGCCGCGATGATGGCCGGCTGCGCCTCCGCGGCGGGCAGCAGCCCCGCGGCCGAAGAGGTGACCGAACTGCGCCTCGGCTACTTCGCGAACGTCACCCACGCCCCCGCGCTCGTGGGACTGGAGGAAGGCCTCTTCGAGGACGCGCTCGGCGACATCGATGTGACCACGTCGGTCTTCAACGCCGGTCCGGCCGCGATCGAGGCGCTCACGGCCGGGGCGATCGACGCGACGTACATCGGCCCGAACCCGTCGATCAACACGTTCATCCAGTCCGGCGGTGCGTCGGCGCGCATCGTCGCGGGTGCGGCCACCGGCGGCGCCGCGCTGGTGGTCCGGCCCGGCATCGACAGCCCGGACGACCTGGCCGGAACGACGCTCGCCTCGCCGCAGCTGGGCAACACGCAGGATGTCGCGCTCCGCGTCTACCTCGCCGATCAGGGGTATGAGACCGACACCTCGGGCGGCGGCGACGTCTCGGTCACGCCGACCGAGAACGCCCAGACGCTGACGCTCTTCCAGCAGGGCGCGGTCGACGGCGCCTGGCTCCCCGAGCCGTGGGTGTCGCGCCTCGTCATCGACGAGGGCGCTGAGGTGCTCGTCGACGAGGCGAACCTGTGGCCCGACGGCGAGTTCCCGACGACGGTGCTCCTCGTCCGCGCGGAGTTCCTCGAGGAGCACCCCGACGTCGTCGAGCAGCTGCTGGAGGGCCATGCCGCCGCGGTCCAGTGGATCGAAGACAACCCCACGGAGGCGCCCGGCGTCATCAACGCGGCCATCGAGGCCGAGACCGGCAAGCCGCTCAGCGACGCGGTGATCGAGCGGGCCCTCCAGCACGTCACGTTCTCGGTCGACCCGCACGCAGACACCTTCGAGACCCTCGTCGCGGACGGCCTCGACGCCGGCACGCAGAAGGAGGGCTCGATCGACGGGCTGTTCGACCTGCGCTTGCTGAACGGACTGCTCGAGGCATCCGGTGCGCAGCCGGTGTCGGCGGCGGGGCTCGGAGAGGACTCGCCGTGA